TCGCCGGCTCTTCAGCGGCCACATATGATCCTGCGGCCCAACTCCTAGCCGTGGATGCAGGTGTCCAGGCTCCAGTGGCCGCACGGCAAGTTCGTCAGTTTGGAGGCGGATTCGGAGGAGGTCCTGGAGGAGGAGGCTTTGGAGGAGGTCCAGGAGGAGGCTTTGGAGGAGGACCAGGAGGCGGCTTCGGCGGTGGTGGCTTTGGAGGTCCAGGAGGCGGCTTTGGAGGAGGCCCAGGAGGTGGCTTCGGAGGCGGTGGCTTCGGAGGACGTCCAGGAGGCGGCTTCGGAGGCGGTGGCTTTGGAGGACCAGGAGGCGGTGGTTTTGGAGGAGGTCCAGGAGGCTTTGGAGGCTTCCGAGGCTAAAAACCAAACCAGCAATCATCATCTGTGACTGACTTAGCTTAACCCACTAGAAATAGAATGTGTAATTAAAGTGCAATCAAGCATGTTCTAATTAAGTTCGAAATACATTGGCCTCGATTCTTTGATTCACTTAATTTCCTTGTCATTTGCATGGCTTTAAGTGATTGGGCCAGCTATTCAGAGTTAAATGTTGTTTGCAAATgcactaaaagaaaaaaataaatctaagaATGATTTTAGAAAtctaataaaactaaaaaaatttaaaaattaaatttcataatcATCAAATAATATTGTGTTAACAATTCTACAGAAGAAGGATCAGagacttaaaataatttaaaaaggagCTTAAAAGTATACTACGACATAGTTTCAAACCGCTCGTTATTTTTTAGCAGCATACTTTAagacacctttaaaaaatgCTATCAAACCTCTAGATCTTTAATCCAGTTTATCCTTGCACTCTATGAGTGCAAAAGAGTGAAGATTAATTTGATCGCTTTTTTTTCGTTGCCTGTAAATCAGCATTTAATTCTTTCGCTCGccgtttgtttgcttttcccTATTTATAACAAAGCAATCCATTGAAACTTTGCCTCGGCTGCTGCCACTGGCGTCTGCTATCTAACTTGCCAATCGCGCTGGCTCGCCAAAGTCGTTTAAGATTAAACGTTTGCTGTAAAAATTCCCTTTTGACAAGCGCccttttattgttaaaaaattaacttgGCTTTAAATTTACGCCTTTTGTTATCCCTTGACCTTAGCGCAGAGGACGTCCGCCCACACGACCGCCCACCCACTCATACAAGGGTCATACGCCAACATTGATAaaagttttcgtttttctcgtTGCCCCATCGccccttttcatttttttctggctcgtgaaaaatttcttgttactAGAACGCAGTCTTGTAAAAGGCTTTGTTAGTCTACACTTTCACGGTATACTTTGCGAACTTTGTTAAAAGAGGACTTTccattctttttatttcgctCTTTAATGACTTTGCATAGTTGGGGTTAAAAGAATTCAACAGTTTTGgagtcaaaaaaataaactaaattcgTATCTTTTAGCTTTTAGATAACtcattaattaaacaatttataagtGATAAAAGTTTACACTTGTAAATTAAACATAgacaattattataataatatttggtttgtcattaatttccatggaaaatttatatatattaatgttttaaacattttacatATCTATAAATCAAAGTCCTTAATAGAATGTTATATCAAGAAAatgaaagtttaaaaaataattattatatttattgaattacaaattaaaataatttttaaagataattagGACTTTTCTAAGTGATTttcaaatcttaaaaaatctttatcaGAGTATAACCGATTCGATTACCTCTTGTTTCCATCTGCTTCTTCTCCTTTTTAGCCATTTTAGCGGAGCTGTTCTTATCGAAATCGTGTCTCAATAAATCTACGGCACCTTCGAATACACACCCGCCCACTTTTCGATGACCGCCCACCCGAGGGCAACGCCCAAGCAGCTGGCAGCCGATGCTgtgggaaaagcgggaaaaaaatatatcggaAGAAGCCAAGAAAAGCCGTTCGAACTGATTATCCATGTTGACCGTCGCggcagcagccgcagctgattgatttgttattgaaaatattaggCCTGGCCCAGAAGGGAAAATCGGGGATCCCAGAAGATGGGGATCTGTGGGGAAATGTGAGTAGGGGAGTGACGTGGAACGTGCTGTGCGTTTGGATACGCTTGAAACTTTTATAACTTTATGA
This portion of the Drosophila takahashii strain IR98-3 E-12201 chromosome 3R, DtakHiC1v2, whole genome shotgun sequence genome encodes:
- the LOC108060175 gene encoding keratin, type II cytoskeletal 2 epidermal, which produces MRTFVCLALATILLVAGSSAATYDPAAQLLAVDAGVQAPVAARQVRQFGGGFGGGPGGGGFGGGPGGGFGGGPGGGFGGGGFGGPGGGFGGGPGGGFGGGGFGGRPGGGFGGGGFGGPGGGGFGGGPGGFGGFRG